One Eurosta solidaginis isolate ZX-2024a chromosome 5, ASM4086904v1, whole genome shotgun sequence DNA segment encodes these proteins:
- the LOC137252667 gene encoding uncharacterized protein, giving the protein MEFNKRSRTTNRERFSLMGERMKLNEDIAKNISKQPPDVLSVFWTSLGTDLNALGPPTKSIAEWKKVWSDFKSSIKKKMSHNRTQMLATGGGPNTTINLTALEEEVAQLVCLGESFWQTLWHTTEPAPTY; this is encoded by the exons atggAATTCAATAAAAG AAGTCGCACCACAAATCGCGAACGGTTTTCTTTAATGGGTGAACGGATGAAGCTCAACGAGGACATCGCCAAAAACATATCCAAGCAGCCGCCAGACGTACTTTCAGTGTTTTGGACATCGCTAGGCACCGACTTAAATGCGTTGGGACCTCCAACAAAGTCCAttgctgagtggaaaaaa GTATGGTCAGATTTCAAATCTTCCATTAAGAAGAAAATGTCCCACAACCGCACCCAAATGCTAGCAACAGGTGGTGGACCAAACACCACAATAAATTTGACTGCCTTGGAAGAGGAAGTTGCGCAGCTGGTATGTCTTGGTGAGAGTTTCTGGCAGACACTTTGGCACACAACAGAACCTGCCCCGACATATTGA
- the LOC137252666 gene encoding uncharacterized protein: protein MNDLFDELDSKYIGHKNPLKWPLKRGDVDKIARIKDHIAYFERLISMHTRKLQCFEGVILTLKSMLNLCEDIFENNSDIDFVILGKLNQDALENFFYKLRASQGVNCHPTANEVQYIVARLMSMQILRHRFKDKGSNCEDDDDVFLDWVENKHPLKVTGQILMDNDIDEDPDDKRATEDEDQVVDYPDTEIAVCENTGKRIAEEDPFEGIPDEIILEETPKRRGRLDSYIDVYPEDKRATEDEDQVADYPYKETAVCSSTGEKVVEENPFEDIPDEIFLEEIPERPGELQVQRYYTGYSMHNQFRNKINCEKCIELMSKKTIDLANTSEALIVAKNYKAQDDLRLMNPDDDFFEISRLHMKWYMEMFSISNHKPGIKKTIIDYIRSKSDRYFTFWFNKADECAEHRLQLLNFMVTTLLYKNAKWSARRVEAQLKRTKYLAKKKKAQ from the coding sequence ATGAATGATTTATTCGATGAGCTCGATTCAAAGTATATTGGCCACAAAAATCCCTTGAAATGGCCTCTGAAAAGAGGTGATGTGGATAAAATTGCTCGCATTAAAGATCACATAGCTTACTTCGAACGACTTATCTCAATGCACACGCGGAAATTGCAATGCTTTGAGGGTGTTATTTTAACACTAAAATCTATGTTAAATTTATGCgaagatatttttgaaaataatagtGACATTGATTTCGTCATTTTGGGAAAGTTAAATCAGGATGCGCTAGAGAATTTCTTCTATAAGTTACGCGCGAGTCAAGGTGTCAATTGCCACCCAACAGCTAACGAAGTACAGTACATTGTCGCAAGACTGATGTCAATGCAAATTTTACGACACCGGTTCAAGGACAAGGGCAGTAACTGCGAGGATGACGATGATGTGTTTCTCGATTGGGTCGAGAACAAACATCCTCTGAAAGTTACTGGTCAAATCCTTATGGACAATGATATTGATGAAGATCCAGATGACAAACGAGCAACAGAGGATGAAGATCAAGTAGTAGACTATCCCGACACAGAAATAGCCGTTTGTGAAAACACTGGAAAACGAATCGCGGAAGAAGATCCTTTTGAGGGCATTCCCGATGAAATAATTTTAGAAGAAACTCCGAAAAGACGGGGGAGATTGGATAGTTATATTGATGTATATCCAGAGGACAAACGAGCGACAGAGGATGAAGATCAGGTGGCAGACTATCCCTATAAAGAAACAGCCGTTTGTAGTAGCACAGGAGAAAAAGTCGTGGAAGAAAATCCCTTTGAAGACATTCCTGATGAAATCTTTTTAGAAGAAATTCCGGAGAGGCCTGGAGAGCTCCAGGTACAACGTTATTATACGGGCTATTCGATGCATAACCAGTTTAGGAATAAgataaattgcgaaaaatgcaTAGAATTAATGTCCAAGAAAACCATTGATTTGGCGAATACATCTGAGGCCCTTATAGTAGCGAAAAATTATAAAGCGCAAGATGACCTACGTTTAATGAACCCAGATGATGACTTTTTTGAGATAAGTCGTTTGCACATGAAATGGTACATGGAAATGTTTAGCATTAGCAATCACAAACCGGGTataaagaaaacaattatcgaCTATATTCGAAGTAAAAGCGATAGGTATTTTACATTTTGGTTTAATAAAGCTGACGAATGCGCGGAACACCGCTTACAACTGTTGAATTTCATGGTAACAACTTTATTGTACAAAAATGCGAAATGGTCAGCACGTAGAGTGGAAGCTCAATTGAAAAGAACAAAATAtttagcaaagaaaaaaaaagcacAGTAG